In one Gemmatimonadota bacterium genomic region, the following are encoded:
- the ricT gene encoding regulatory iron-sulfur-containing complex subunit RicT — protein MTQLIEVSFKGNRREFFHWPFDEAPAEKAGIIVETDRGEDFGRVHATGELATRRKAGTTHGKEATGPLRTAVRLANGEEIERARLLREDEDAVRKRAIEKTRAQKLDMKITDTEWQLDRRRLTIYFTADARIDFRNLVRQLETELSTRVQMWHIGVRDEARRLDGVGRCGRQLCSASWLPDLRPVKSSIAKDQRLSTLNPAQISGSCGRLMCCLRYEHEFYVQQRKRFPKEGKILVTLLGEEKVVSNDIFREQVTLRGPTGESRILALEILNRELGGEYTAPAADVAEDGDDDNMDDTAERRVMVDKPSTPQRSSHEKQREHQQRQQQRPERPAQPERTRSRPEGPQQGGAERPPQSRPERAKPPRTERTQEPRTERTHEPRPDRSQQTRADRPQQPRGERPQQGRPERPNRSQNERPPRPVPNAPSTPAPDEVSADAGSGAGAGDEAAQHRRRRRGRRGGRRSRDGGAPPSAPEGTPPSAPPTAGS, from the coding sequence ATGACGCAACTGATTGAAGTGTCCTTCAAGGGCAACCGGCGGGAATTCTTCCACTGGCCGTTTGACGAAGCCCCCGCTGAGAAAGCCGGGATTATCGTCGAAACCGACCGTGGCGAAGACTTCGGCCGCGTGCACGCCACCGGCGAACTCGCCACGCGACGGAAGGCCGGCACCACGCACGGCAAAGAAGCGACGGGGCCACTCCGCACCGCCGTGCGCCTCGCCAACGGCGAGGAGATTGAACGCGCCCGCCTGTTGCGCGAAGACGAAGACGCCGTGCGCAAACGTGCGATCGAAAAAACACGCGCGCAAAAGCTCGACATGAAGATTACGGACACCGAGTGGCAGCTCGACCGCCGACGGCTGACGATCTACTTCACCGCCGACGCGCGTATCGACTTCCGTAATCTCGTCCGGCAACTTGAGACGGAACTCAGCACGCGCGTGCAGATGTGGCACATTGGCGTCCGCGACGAAGCGCGGCGTCTCGACGGCGTCGGCCGCTGCGGGCGCCAGCTCTGCAGCGCCAGTTGGCTCCCCGACCTGCGCCCCGTTAAATCGAGCATCGCCAAAGACCAGCGGCTCTCCACGCTCAACCCGGCACAGATCTCGGGTTCGTGCGGACGCCTCATGTGTTGCTTGCGCTACGAGCACGAGTTCTACGTGCAGCAACGCAAGCGCTTCCCCAAGGAAGGCAAGATCCTCGTCACGCTCCTCGGCGAGGAAAAAGTCGTCTCCAACGATATTTTCCGCGAACAGGTCACCTTGCGCGGCCCCACGGGCGAATCGCGCATTCTCGCGCTCGAAATTCTGAACCGTGAGCTGGGCGGCGAATACACCGCCCCCGCCGCCGATGTGGCGGAGGATGGTGACGACGACAACATGGACGACACCGCCGAGCGACGCGTGATGGTGGACAAGCCATCGACGCCGCAGCGCTCGTCGCACGAAAAACAACGCGAGCACCAGCAGCGTCAACAGCAACGGCCCGAGCGACCGGCACAGCCCGAGCGTACGCGGTCCCGCCCAGAGGGGCCGCAGCAAGGCGGCGCCGAACGTCCGCCGCAGTCACGGCCGGAGCGAGCCAAGCCGCCACGCACGGAACGGACGCAGGAGCCGCGCACGGAACGGACGCACGAGCCGCGCCCCGATCGGTCGCAACAAACACGCGCCGATCGCCCGCAACAGCCACGCGGCGAGCGCCCGCAGCAGGGTCGTCCGGAGCGTCCCAACCGTTCGCAAAACGAGCGCCCGCCTCGCCCCGTCCCAAACGCGCCATCGACGCCCGCACCGGATGAAGTGAGTGCCGATGCCGGCAGCGGCGCAGGTGCTGGCGACGAAGCCGCCCAGCACCGCCGTCGCCGGCGCGGACGCCGTGGCGGCCGCCGCAGCCGTGACGGCGGCGCCCCTCCGTCCGCCCCCGAGGGAACACCGCCCTCCGCTCCGCCTACCGCCGGAAGTTGA
- a CDS encoding SusC/RagA family TonB-linked outer membrane protein, with amino-acid sequence MKMDRAIVRRLLRVTGMFAALALIVGTAQAQNAVFSGKVTSSGAPLGGASVGIPELGVGAVTSLDGRYNFTVDVARAGGRSITLKVRYIGYKPKQMALTLVVGRVEKDFDLEKDAMNLEQVVVTGVSDATSQKKTAFSVAVVDASALKDAPGTTPLASLSGKVAGASVVTVSGQPGAAPAIRLRSPASITGKTDPLIIIDGTISRLSLADVASEDIERVEVIKGAAASSLYGSDAANGVVQIFTKRGAALAEGQTYITVRNEYGSSTLPRVLANNLSHAYKNNADGSFDLSSGSRQLKNDQISDNSYQKTYDQLGQVFHGGAFMTNYASVGQRRGANNFNASIQNTRETGVLNLLSGFSRQNFRLNVDQALSDNLDLSTGAFYGRSHADQGEDTGIFFGLRFLEPNIDLLAKNKDGTPYNAVIKQPPQSGNLNNPLYGLSQRQISNDRDRFTGTAKMRWHPLSWLTAEGNFNYDESNQNYKNFRPMGFLNSAGAADKGALFQQAMNDRTYNTGFTLTSVRTYSWFTNTSKVAYVYEDQSHAFIGVNASALVVPKVTEFSAYSPDPNTPVTPSSRTEAYRAKNAFFVSTFEFKDRYILDGVVRRDESSLFGSAQRGQTYIRASGAYRVSEDFKIPGVDEFKLRASYGTAGLRPTYDAQYETLVISAGSPQKVTLGNTDLKPALSTEKEIGFNLNFLKRFTVEYSYSDKVTKDQILQVPLSAAAGYQSQWQNAGTLVGNTHELAVSALLFATNDFDWQMTLTGDRTRSKITALNVPPFLNGPDGNTQLFRVAAGETFGVMYGERWIKSADQLATTIAAKKLSGTAADYAVNSDGYYVLKSAMGTVDEKPLKAFLASGSSLQTIGDVNPDYNLSLNNSLKYKGLSVNILFNMVQGGQIYNLTRQWPFNEERDPIFDQRGKAQALKKPVNYYKVFYNGINANDFFVEDGSYVKLRELSVNYQIPKSVAKIFHLGEAQAPRIGIVGRNLWTSTKYTGYDPDVSGGAGKPFTYRVDNFSYPAYRTFTAMIEFGF; translated from the coding sequence ATGAAGATGGACCGTGCGATCGTCCGACGGCTTCTGCGTGTGACCGGCATGTTTGCAGCGCTCGCGCTGATTGTCGGAACGGCACAAGCTCAGAACGCAGTATTCTCCGGAAAAGTTACATCGTCGGGCGCACCGCTAGGTGGTGCGAGTGTCGGCATTCCCGAACTCGGGGTCGGTGCCGTCACCTCTCTTGATGGTCGCTACAACTTTACGGTGGATGTCGCGCGCGCTGGTGGACGGTCCATCACCCTGAAGGTGCGCTATATCGGCTACAAGCCGAAGCAGATGGCGCTGACGCTTGTGGTCGGCCGCGTCGAGAAGGATTTCGATCTTGAGAAGGACGCGATGAACCTCGAGCAGGTGGTCGTCACGGGCGTGTCGGATGCGACATCGCAGAAGAAGACGGCGTTCTCGGTTGCCGTGGTCGATGCCTCGGCCCTCAAAGACGCGCCCGGCACGACGCCGCTGGCGAGCTTGAGCGGTAAGGTCGCGGGCGCGAGTGTGGTGACGGTGTCGGGTCAGCCTGGTGCGGCTCCGGCCATCCGTTTGCGCTCGCCGGCGAGCATTACCGGCAAGACCGATCCTCTGATCATTATTGACGGCACGATCTCGCGTCTCTCCTTGGCCGACGTCGCCTCGGAAGACATTGAGCGCGTGGAAGTCATCAAGGGCGCCGCGGCGAGCTCGCTGTACGGCTCCGACGCCGCGAATGGTGTGGTGCAGATCTTCACGAAGCGTGGCGCTGCTTTGGCGGAAGGGCAGACGTACATCACGGTTCGTAACGAGTATGGCTCGAGCACCTTGCCGCGCGTGCTGGCGAACAACTTGTCGCACGCCTACAAGAACAACGCCGACGGCAGCTTTGACTTGTCGAGCGGGAGCCGTCAGCTCAAGAATGACCAGATCTCGGACAACTCGTACCAGAAGACATACGACCAGCTCGGTCAAGTGTTCCACGGCGGCGCGTTCATGACGAACTATGCGTCCGTCGGCCAGCGTCGTGGCGCGAACAACTTCAACGCCTCGATTCAGAACACGCGCGAGACCGGCGTGCTCAACCTGCTCTCGGGTTTCAGCCGCCAGAACTTCCGTTTGAACGTCGACCAGGCGCTCTCAGACAATCTGGACCTCTCGACCGGCGCCTTCTATGGCCGTTCGCACGCCGACCAGGGCGAAGACACGGGCATCTTCTTTGGCCTGCGCTTCCTTGAGCCGAACATCGACCTGCTCGCGAAGAACAAGGATGGCACGCCGTACAATGCGGTCATCAAGCAGCCGCCGCAGTCGGGCAACTTGAACAATCCGTTATATGGCCTCTCGCAGCGCCAGATCAGCAATGACCGCGACCGTTTTACGGGAACGGCCAAGATGCGTTGGCATCCGCTGAGCTGGCTGACGGCGGAAGGCAACTTCAACTACGACGAGTCGAACCAGAACTACAAGAACTTCCGACCGATGGGCTTCCTGAATTCGGCCGGTGCTGCCGATAAGGGTGCGTTGTTCCAACAGGCGATGAACGACCGCACCTACAATACGGGCTTTACGCTCACGTCCGTGCGGACGTACAGCTGGTTCACAAACACCTCGAAGGTTGCGTATGTGTACGAAGATCAGAGCCATGCCTTCATCGGCGTGAACGCGTCGGCGCTCGTGGTACCGAAGGTGACGGAGTTCTCGGCGTACTCGCCCGATCCGAACACGCCGGTCACGCCCAGTTCGCGAACGGAAGCGTATCGCGCGAAGAATGCGTTCTTCGTGTCGACGTTCGAGTTCAAGGATCGCTACATCCTCGACGGTGTGGTGCGTCGCGACGAATCGTCGCTGTTCGGTTCCGCTCAGCGTGGCCAGACCTACATTCGCGCGTCCGGTGCCTACCGCGTCTCGGAAGACTTCAAGATTCCGGGTGTGGACGAGTTCAAGCTACGCGCCTCGTACGGCACGGCCGGTCTGCGTCCGACGTATGACGCCCAATACGAAACGCTGGTGATCTCGGCGGGCAGCCCGCAGAAGGTCACGCTCGGCAACACCGACCTCAAGCCGGCGCTGTCGACGGAAAAGGAAATCGGATTCAACTTGAACTTCCTCAAGAGGTTCACGGTCGAGTACAGCTACTCGGACAAGGTCACCAAGGATCAGATCCTGCAGGTGCCGTTGTCCGCTGCCGCCGGCTACCAGAGCCAGTGGCAGAACGCCGGCACGCTCGTGGGGAACACGCATGAATTGGCCGTGAGCGCGCTCCTGTTTGCGACGAACGACTTCGATTGGCAGATGACGTTGACGGGCGACCGCACGCGGTCGAAGATCACCGCGTTGAACGTGCCGCCATTCCTGAACGGGCCGGACGGCAACACGCAGCTGTTCCGCGTGGCGGCCGGCGAAACGTTTGGCGTGATGTACGGCGAGCGCTGGATCAAGAGTGCCGACCAGTTGGCGACGACGATTGCCGCGAAGAAGTTGTCGGGGACGGCGGCCGATTACGCGGTGAACTCCGACGGCTACTACGTGCTGAAGTCGGCCATGGGCACGGTGGACGAGAAGCCGCTCAAGGCGTTCTTGGCGAGCGGGTCGTCGCTGCAGACGATTGGCGATGTGAACCCGGACTACAACCTCTCCCTGAACAACAGCCTCAAGTACAAGGGGCTGTCGGTGAACATCCTGTTCAACATGGTGCAGGGTGGTCAGATCTATAACTTGACGCGCCAGTGGCCATTCAATGAAGAGCGCGATCCGATCTTCGATCAGCGCGGCAAGGCGCAGGCGCTGAAGAAGCCGGTGAACTACTACAAGGTCTTCTACAACGGCATCAACGCGAACGACTTCTTTGTGGAAGACGGGTCGTACGTCAAGCTTCGCGAGTTGTCGGTGAACTACCAGATTCCGAAGTCCGTGGCAAAGATCTTCCACCTTGGCGAGGCGCAGGCTCCGCGCATTGGCATCGTGGGTCGCAACTTGTGGACGAGCACGAAGTACACGGGTTATGACCCCGACGTGTCGGGCGGCGCCGGCAAGCCGTTCACGTACCGCGTGGACAACTTCAGCTACCCCGCGTATCGCACGTTCACTGCCATGATCGAATTCGGCTTCTGA
- a CDS encoding M23 family metallopeptidase yields the protein MRKREWTIVIVPPDNAGARTFRVGEYGRRVAFTFAGISAALVLGAVGVLFTPWATPSARALLAENQRLRADMGQIDIRLSALNDSITALSTRDQQIRLLAGLAPESVTVANGGKKPDLAPPGTTPATSTSSRFGKSPFLGRLAFSARPDIDGLIQRARELSSSFRAVNDTLTRNFERLANMPSIMPTAGWLSSHFSESRFHPVLHENRPHEGIDVTAPMGAPIIAPASGIVRSVSRNEPGYGNTLEIDHGNGIITRFAHCSRITVHPGQRVTRAQVVATVGNSGLTTGPHLHYEVHVNGKAVDPLTFVLPEKVAD from the coding sequence ATGCGCAAACGTGAATGGACGATCGTCATAGTTCCCCCCGATAACGCCGGCGCGCGCACCTTTCGCGTCGGTGAATACGGGCGACGCGTCGCGTTCACCTTCGCAGGCATTTCTGCCGCACTCGTGTTGGGGGCCGTCGGGGTGCTCTTTACTCCGTGGGCCACGCCGAGCGCACGGGCGCTGCTGGCCGAGAATCAGCGCCTGCGCGCCGATATGGGCCAGATCGACATCCGCCTCTCGGCGCTCAACGACAGCATCACCGCGCTCTCCACGCGCGACCAGCAGATCCGTCTGCTCGCTGGACTCGCGCCCGAGTCCGTGACCGTGGCGAATGGCGGCAAAAAGCCAGACCTCGCTCCGCCCGGCACCACGCCGGCGACGAGCACCAGCTCCCGTTTCGGTAAATCGCCCTTCCTCGGCCGCCTCGCCTTTAGCGCTCGCCCCGATATCGACGGCCTCATTCAGCGCGCGCGCGAACTCTCCTCCAGCTTCCGCGCCGTCAACGACACGCTCACGCGCAACTTTGAGCGCCTCGCCAACATGCCGTCGATTATGCCGACGGCTGGATGGCTCTCGAGTCATTTCTCGGAAAGCCGCTTTCACCCCGTGCTCCACGAAAATCGCCCGCACGAAGGCATCGACGTCACCGCGCCGATGGGCGCGCCGATTATCGCGCCGGCATCCGGCATCGTGCGGTCGGTATCACGGAACGAGCCCGGCTACGGCAATACGCTCGAGATTGACCACGGCAATGGCATCATTACGCGCTTCGCGCATTGCTCACGGATTACGGTGCACCCCGGTCAGCGTGTCACGCGCGCGCAGGTCGTCGCCACCGTCGGCAACAGCGGACTCACCACCGGCCCACACCTGCACTACGAAGTGCACGTCAACGGAAAAGCCGTCGATCCGCTGACCTTCGTGCTCCCGGAAAAAGTCGCGGACTGA
- a CDS encoding methionine--tRNA ligase, with protein MTEPRPFYITTAIDYANGDPHFGHALEKIGADAIARFHRQLGERVHFLIGMDEHGQKVAQTAAAQGIEPQAFVDGVAEHFKAMWARLSISYDQFIRTTDAPHKSGVRALIKRIAESSPDDFYQKSYDGWYCVGCELFKRENEIVDGKCTVHPTRELQWTEERNWFFRLTKYQGFLERLLADRPDFIQPASRRNEILALLEQGLEDISITRSKLSWAIPFPLPSGDGESQGTWVWFDALPNYLTATGYPNKGWKDRWPAQLHIVGKDITRLHCVVWPAMLQAAELPLPERVWAHGFISFGGERFSKSAGVKVSLPDTVEQYGPDAFRYFLLREVPFDGDGSFSAERFEAVYTAELANGLGNLASRTIAMVEKYCAGIVPAAAPLSLDHEDAADLADARAAMDGSRGYLCHEALAAIARVTDRANLFIQQTQPWVLAKDPSKRAELDGALAALVRSLARQAAYLAPFMPGKAAALWGQLGAPGTAEAQLLNATAPIDATGWTVQKGEGLFPRPEPKPVA; from the coding sequence GTGACCGAACCACGCCCGTTCTACATCACCACCGCCATCGACTACGCCAACGGCGATCCGCACTTCGGACACGCCCTGGAAAAAATCGGCGCCGACGCCATCGCACGCTTCCACCGTCAACTGGGGGAACGTGTCCATTTCCTTATTGGAATGGACGAGCATGGCCAGAAAGTCGCGCAGACCGCCGCCGCGCAGGGCATCGAACCGCAAGCTTTCGTGGACGGCGTCGCCGAACACTTCAAGGCGATGTGGGCGCGACTGTCGATTTCGTACGACCAGTTCATTCGCACCACCGACGCCCCGCACAAGAGCGGCGTGCGTGCCCTCATCAAACGCATCGCCGAAAGTTCGCCCGACGACTTCTACCAAAAGTCATACGACGGCTGGTACTGCGTTGGCTGTGAACTGTTCAAGCGCGAAAACGAAATCGTCGACGGCAAGTGCACCGTCCACCCCACGCGCGAACTCCAGTGGACGGAGGAACGGAACTGGTTCTTCCGCCTCACCAAGTACCAAGGTTTTCTCGAACGCCTGCTCGCGGACCGCCCTGATTTCATTCAGCCGGCGTCGCGCCGCAACGAAATCCTCGCCCTGCTCGAGCAGGGTCTCGAGGACATTTCTATCACGCGCTCCAAGCTCAGTTGGGCGATTCCCTTCCCCCTCCCATCGGGGGACGGTGAATCACAGGGCACCTGGGTCTGGTTCGACGCCCTCCCCAATTACCTCACCGCCACAGGCTATCCCAACAAGGGATGGAAAGACCGCTGGCCCGCGCAACTGCACATCGTCGGCAAAGACATCACGCGCCTTCACTGCGTCGTATGGCCGGCCATGCTGCAAGCGGCCGAACTGCCGCTCCCCGAGCGTGTATGGGCCCACGGGTTCATCAGCTTTGGTGGCGAACGCTTTTCAAAGTCGGCCGGCGTCAAAGTCAGCCTCCCCGACACCGTCGAGCAGTACGGCCCCGACGCCTTTCGTTATTTCCTTCTGCGCGAAGTCCCCTTTGACGGCGATGGCAGCTTCAGCGCCGAACGCTTCGAAGCCGTCTACACCGCAGAGCTCGCCAACGGACTCGGCAACCTCGCCAGCCGCACCATCGCGATGGTCGAGAAGTACTGCGCCGGCATCGTTCCCGCCGCCGCACCACTTTCCCTCGACCACGAAGACGCCGCCGACCTCGCCGACGCGCGCGCGGCGATGGACGGCTCCCGCGGCTATCTCTGCCACGAGGCGCTCGCCGCCATCGCTCGCGTTACCGACCGCGCCAATCTGTTCATTCAGCAGACACAGCCCTGGGTGCTCGCCAAAGACCCGTCCAAGCGCGCCGAGCTCGACGGCGCACTCGCCGCTCTCGTGCGCTCTCTGGCCCGCCAGGCGGCCTACCTTGCCCCCTTCATGCCCGGCAAGGCCGCAGCCCTCTGGGGGCAGCTGGGAGCCCCAGGAACCGCTGAGGCGCAGCTCCTGAACGCCACAGCACCAATCGACGCCACCGGCTGGACCGTACAGAAGGGAGAGGGCCTCTTTCCACGCCCGGAACCAAAGCCCGTCGCCTGA
- a CDS encoding acetyl-CoA carboxylase carboxyltransferase subunit alpha, which translates to MGTSALEFEKPIAEVERQIEELRRVAEERGVSTDEEVASLTKKIDELRAEIYENLTPIQRVQVARSPRRPFTLDYLRLAFSDWIELHGDRAFREDAAIVGGFARLDSETVMVIGHQRGRDAKENIYRNFGMPHPEGYRKALRLMKLAEKFHVPVITFIDCMGAWSGLGAEERGQSEAIARNLFEMSRLTVPIVATVIGEGGSGGALALGVADRVLMLQNAIYSVITVEGCAAILWKDGKSVENRERAASALKITAPDLMELRVVDEVIPEPVGGAHADHNATANAVRDALIRNLDELRRLKPDKLVRRRREKFLRIGQYVE; encoded by the coding sequence ATGGGTACATCCGCCCTTGAGTTCGAAAAACCGATTGCCGAAGTCGAACGGCAGATCGAAGAACTGCGGCGCGTCGCCGAAGAACGCGGCGTCTCGACCGACGAAGAAGTCGCCTCGCTCACCAAAAAGATCGACGAGCTGCGCGCAGAGATTTACGAGAACCTCACGCCCATTCAGCGCGTGCAGGTGGCACGGAGTCCGCGTCGGCCTTTCACGCTCGACTACCTGCGACTCGCCTTCAGCGACTGGATCGAACTGCACGGTGATCGCGCGTTCCGGGAGGACGCGGCTATCGTCGGCGGATTCGCGCGCCTCGACTCCGAGACCGTGATGGTCATCGGCCATCAGCGCGGCCGCGACGCCAAGGAAAACATCTACCGCAACTTCGGCATGCCGCATCCCGAGGGGTACCGCAAGGCACTCCGCCTGATGAAGCTCGCCGAGAAATTTCACGTCCCCGTCATCACGTTCATCGACTGCATGGGCGCCTGGAGCGGACTCGGCGCCGAAGAACGGGGCCAGAGCGAAGCCATCGCGCGCAATTTGTTCGAGATGAGTCGGCTCACGGTACCCATCGTTGCGACGGTCATCGGCGAAGGCGGCTCCGGTGGCGCACTCGCGCTTGGTGTGGCCGACCGCGTGCTCATGCTGCAAAACGCCATCTATTCGGTGATCACCGTCGAAGGATGCGCGGCCATCTTGTGGAAGGACGGCAAGAGCGTGGAAAATCGTGAGCGTGCCGCGAGCGCGCTCAAGATCACCGCCCCCGACCTTATGGAACTGCGCGTCGTGGACGAAGTGATTCCAGAACCCGTGGGCGGCGCGCACGCCGATCACAACGCCACCGCCAATGCTGTGCGCGACGCGCTCATCCGGAATCTCGACGAACTGCGTCGCCTCAAGCCCGACAAACTCGTACGCCGACGTCGCGAGAAGTTCTTGCGCATCGGTCAGTACGTCGAGTAA